From Rutidosis leptorrhynchoides isolate AG116_Rl617_1_P2 chromosome 3, CSIRO_AGI_Rlap_v1, whole genome shotgun sequence, a single genomic window includes:
- the LOC139901769 gene encoding uncharacterized protein, translating to MGNFSKPSFLYSFGWPECLTHFLSKKEYYRAWSKSPCEPETSLICYLLCYLCAAGSRRLPELPCSYKAVFDFQPVGILLFLLLLITGKINSSHTHGYLRSCPISLGAGRSRGSRDTRVRIRVGSWNVGTLTSKAHELVNTLRKSKVDILCVQETRWRGEEAVDVDDYRLWFSGSRVARNGVGILIGPLYKDNIVGVDRCSDRIMSVRVVIQEETYMVICAYAPHAGLGDDEKVRFWEALDEVVRSCPADHRLVIGGDLNGHIGTISDGYTGVHGGFGYGVRNEEGRSILEFAVAHELVVANSFFRKTEAQLATFHSGGHSTQIDYLLLRKGDLRACRDCRALTTWTCSTQHRLLVMDLVLQRRVTKRVRPVQPRILWKNLIEGKAETFKTSVLERVEAGMDTVTQMDADQMWNRMASAIRDVAKETLGVAVGTSRGHKSNRESWWISDEVQTKVALKQQRFKELITCRDGTREDRTRAEERYKEANREAKKAVARAKDKAYEDLYRKLDSKEGANDIYRIAKARERRRRDIDNIKFIKDEAGQTLVKEEEIRKRWEGYFSTLFVGEGPGRQEVPQDLGIGQFRNNSFCRRIRKEEDACGKHRVFPDRSRLAPGIGP from the exons atgggtaaCTTCTCGAAACCTAGTTTTTTGTATAGTTTTGGTTGGCCTGAATGCCTCACTCACTTTTTGTCCAAAAA ggaATATTACCGAGCTTGGAGCAAAAGTCCTTGCGAACCAGAAACCTCGCTAATTTGCTATCTGCTCTGCTACCTCTGTGCCGCCGGTAGCCGCCGGTTGCCGGAACTCCCTTGTTCTTACAAGGCCGT CTTTGATTTTCAACCTGTAGGAATCCTGTTATTCCTGTTACTACTTATTAcg GGTAAGATTAACTCGTCACATACGCATGGTTACTTGAGGTCATGTCCTATTAGTTTAGGGGCGGGTAGGTCTAGAGGGAGTAGAGATACTCGCGTTAGGATTAGAGTAGGTAGTTGGAATGTAGGAACTTTGACTAGCAAAGCCCATGAACTTGTAAATACGCTACGTAAGAGTAAAGTGGACATATTGTGTGTTCAAGAGACCAGATGGAGGGGTGAAGAGGCGGTTGACGTGGACGACTACAGGTTGTGGTTCTCGGGTTCTAGAGTAGCTAGAAACGGGGTAGGGATCCTTATAGGACCCCTTTATAAGGATAATATTGTGGGTGTGGATAGGTgtagcgataggattatgtcggttagggTAGTTATCCAGGAGGAGACTTACATGGTCATTTGCGCTTACGCACCCCATGCTGGTTTAGGAGATGATGAAAAAGTTCGCTTTTGGGAAGCGTTAGATGAAGTTGTGAGGAGTTGCCCCGCCGACCATCGATTGGTTATTGGGGGAGACCTTAATGGTCATATAGGAACGATCTCGGACGGATATACGGGTGTCCATGGGGGCTTTGGGTACGGAGTTCGGAATGAAGAAGGACGATCTATTCTCGAATTCGCTGTTGCCCACGAACTGGTTGTTGCAAACTCCTTCTTTAGGAAGACGGAAGCACAACTAGCTACTTTCCACAGTGGGGGACATAGTACCCAGATTGACTATTTGCTGCTTCGCAAAGGGGACCTTAGAGCTTGCAGAGACTGTAGAGCCCTGACTACCTGGACTTGTTCCACCCAACACAGATTATTGGTCATGGACTTGGTTCTGCAGAGGCGGGTTACTAAAAGAGTGAGACCCGTCCAACCTAGGATCCTTTGGAAGAATCTGATTGAAGGGAAAGCCGAAACTTTTAAAACTTCAGTGTTGGAAAGAGTAGAGGCAGGAATGGATACCGTTACTCAAATGGACGCAGATCAGATGTGGAATAGGATGGCATCTGCTATTAGGGATGTTGCCAAGGAAACCTTAGGTGTGGCAGTAGGGACATCGAGAGGACATAAGTCTAATAGAGAATCATGGTGGATTAGTGATGAGGTTCAAACCAAAGTCGCACTTAAGCAACAGAGGTTTAAGGAGCTCATTACATGCCGGGACGGGACACGTGAAGATAGAACTAGGGCAGAAGAGAGGTATAAAGAAGCCAACAGAGAAGCTAAGAAGGCCGTTGCCCGTGCAAAAGATAAAGCGTATGAAGACTTGTATAGGAAACTAGACTCCAAAGAAGGAGCAAATGATATTTACAGGATTGCAAAAGCTAGGGAGCGTAGGAGGAGGGATatagataacatcaagtttatcaaggATGAAGCCGGTCAAACCTTAGTGAAGGAAGAagaaattaggaaaagatgggaagggtaTTTCTCAACTCTTTTCGTGGGTGAAGGACCTGGGCGCCAAGAAGTTCCGCAGGACTTGGGAATAGGACAATTCCGGAACAACAGTTTCTGTAGGAGAATCAGGAAGGAAGAA GACGCCTGTGGGAAACACAGAGTATTTCCCGATAGAAGTAGGCTTGcaccagggatcggcccttag
- the LOC139898207 gene encoding uncharacterized protein has product MKKVIAICQLGGTFKTLSDGSLSYYGGDAHAIDIDENSTYNDFKMEVSEMFNCIYSNVSIKYFLPGNRKTLITISNDKDLQRMIKFHGNCSSIDVYIIIEEGVAPDVSNMPVSRSSRTTLSEVGILADATPCVLDNDMDEISQRVLLDSTFDVSNDITIVDEHIVNVDEHIVNVDEHIDLTPLPLHNFSDEKHSKATEQWQNNITGVGQRFNSVTDFRDALRKYAIANRFAFKYKKNDSHRVTVKCKTEGCPWRIHASRLSTTQLICIKKMNPNHTCEGSVLTTGHQATRSWVAGVIKEKLKVSPNYKPKDIVIDIKEQYGVELNYFQAWRGKEIAKEQLQGSYKDAYGQLPFFCDQIMETNPGSLATFTTKDDSSFHRLFVSFNASICGFKRGCRPLLFLGSVPLKSKYQGTLLAATAPDGDDDVFPVAFAVVDTITDDNWLWFLQQLKAALTNCHGLTFVADRENGLKESISNVFRDQNVYHAFCLRFLSEQLIRDLKGQFSHEVKRLIVDDLYAAACAPRTEGFQKCIESIKSISIEAYNWVINSEPVHWANAFFPGARYNHITSNFGEMFYSWVSEAHDLPITQMVDTVRGKIMELIYTRREASNLWLTKLTPFREERLDKESIKVCALQIFNSDPIGNKYEVHGDSIEVVDITNYDCSCKEWQLTGMPCCHAIAVIGCLGRDPHDYCARYFTSESYRLTYSESVKAISSEDKAVAVRKEDCQAIVTVTPPPTRRPPGRPPSKKVGMVDGNRRQLQCSRCKCTGHNKSTCKEII; this is encoded by the exons ATGAAGAAAGTTATTGCGATATGCCAATTAGGCGGCACATTCAAGACTCTTAGTGATGGTTCGTTGTCATATTATGGTGGCGATGCGCACGCTATCGATATCGATGAAAACTCAACGTACAATGATTTCAAAATGGAGGTATCGGAGATGTTTAATTGCATTTATAGTAATGTGTCTATCAAGTATTTTCTTCCGGGAAACAGGAAAACGTTAATCACGATCTCTAATGATAAAGACCTTCAGCGTATGATAAAGTTTCATGGAAATTGCAGCAGCATTGATGTTTATATCATAATCGAAGAAGGTGTTGCTCCTGATGTTTCGAATATGCCTGTTAGTAG ATCAAGTAGAACAACATTATCCGAAGTTGGAATTCTTGCCGATGCCACTCCTTGTGTATTAGATAACGACATGGATGAAATAAGTCAACGTGTTCTTCTCGATTCAACTTTTGATGTGTCGAATGATATCACGATTGTTGACGAACACATCGTTAATGTTGACGAACACATCGTGAATGTTGACGAACATATTGATTTAACTCCACTTCCTCTTCACAATTTTTCGGATGAAAAACACTCGAAAGCAACAGAACAATGGCAGAACAACATTACAGGTGTCGGACAGAGATTCAACAGTGTAACCGATTTTCGTGACGCTTTACGAAAATACGCAATCGCTAATCGATTCGCTTTTAAATACAAGAAAAACGATAGTCATCGTGTGACCGTTAAATGCAAAACCGAAGGTTGTCCATGGAGAATTCACGCATCCCGTCTTTCAACAACACAATTAATCTGTATTAAAAAGATGAATCCGAACCACACATGTGAAGGATCCGTTTTAACAACGGGTCATCAAGCAACTCGAAGTTGGGTCGCGGGTGTTATCAAAGAGAAGCTAAAAGTATCTCCAAATTACAAACCGAAAGATATCGTTATTGATATTAAAGAACAATACGGGGTCGAGTTAAATTATTTTCAAGCGTGGCGTGGTAAAGAAATCGCAAAAGAACAACTTCAAGGTTCATATAAAGATGCATACGGTCAATTACCGTTTTTTTGTGATCAAATAATGGAGACGAATCCAGGTAGTCTTGCTACTTTTACTACCAAAGATGACTCGAGCTTTCATCGTTTGTTTGTATCGTTTAACGCTTCGATTTGTGGTTTTAAACGGGGTTGTAGGCCTTTGTTGTTTTTAGGTAGCGTACCGTTAAAGTCGAAATATCAAGGAACATTATTGGCTGCAACTGCACCCGATGGTGATGATGACGTGTTTCCAGTTGCGTTTGCAGTTGTGGATACTATAACAGATGATAATTGGCTTTGGTTTTTACAACAGTTAAAAGCTGCGTTGACCAATTGTCATGGTTTAACTTTTGTTGCGGACCGAGAAAACGGGTTGAAAGAGTCGATTTCTAACGTTTTTCGAGATCAAAATGTGTACCATGCATTCTGTTTACGGTTTTTATCCGAACAGCTTATTCGGGATTTAAAAGGACAGTTTTCACATGAAGTTAAACGTCTTATTGTTGACGATCTTTATGCAGCTGCTTGTGCACCGAGAACTGAAGGTTTTCAAAAATGTAttgaaagtattaaaagtatatcaaTTGAAGCTTACAATTGGGTTATAAATAGTGAACCCGTGCATTGGGCGAACGCGTTTTTTCCGGGTGCGAGATATAATCATATAACGTCGAATTTTGGTGAGATGTTTTATAGTTGGGTGTCCGAAGCGCACGATTTACCGATAACGCAAATGGTGGATACCGTTAGAGGTAAGATAATGGAGTTGATTTACACAAGAAGGGAAGCTTCTAATCTTTGGTTAACAAAGTTAACACCTTTTAGAGAAGAAAGATTAGACAAAGAAAGCATTAAAGTATGCGCGCTTCAAATCTTTAATTCCGATCCTATTGGGAACAAATACGAGGTTCATGGGGATTCGATTGAAGTTGTCGATATTACTAATTACGATTGTAGTTGTAAAGAATGGCAGCTTACTGGTATGCCTTGTTGTCACGCGATTGCTGTGATTGGTTGTCTTGGACGGGACCCGCATGATTATTGTGCCAGATATTTTACAAGTGAGAGTTATAGGTTAACGTATTCGGAGTCGGTGAAAGCAATTTCGAGCGAGGATAAGGCGGTGGCTGTGCGGAAGGAAGATTGTCAGGCGATTGTGACGGTAACGCCGCCACCGACACGGCGGCCGCCAGGGAGGCCCCCGAGTAAGAAGGTTGGAATGGTGGATGGTAATAGACGTCAACTTCAATGTAGCAGATGCAAGTGTACGGGACACAATAAGTCGACTTGCAAAGAGATCATTTGA